Genomic segment of Eupeodes corollae chromosome 2, idEupCoro1.1, whole genome shotgun sequence:
caatgattggtttcaaataaaattcaatcattggtttcaatgattaGAACGAATGATAGGTATAACTGTCCTCTTAGCAAAACAACATTCTGAAATTATCTCAAGAAAAATACTCTGAGTGATTTTCAATTAATCAACATATTGTCTGTATTTTCAAAGGTAAATAcagtaaaatattaattcaaaaaagtttcagtcttgatttcaattaaattaataactaaCCCTTAAGTAGGAGACTTTGAAGTTTGTAAGGAATAAGCACAATATGTATTCTTGTAGTTactaatcaaaatatttattttagtgaaattaaaatcaaacctATTTCGGTGGctgcaaaattaaacaaaaacatccaAAGGTAAAACTAGATAAGAGAtgttttcttgttctttttatCTTATCACTGAGGAATCCGAATATTGCAGAATTTATACACAAACAGatcttttcaaatttgacagctaaattAAAGATAAGATGATTGGCATcactttgttttatgtttagttagtttttgtgTGTCAATGtcaaacaatttcaaaaccaaagctgaaagttttaaaaagttattaaattattaaaaacacaaatattataaaaaaaattggagtaAAATCCAAGAAAGTAAAACAATTATTCTTctccaatatttaatttttcaacaaaatgaatACCGAACAAGAATACACAAGAGAAGAATTAGCACAGATGCTAACCGAGAGCGCTCACAGATTGTGTAAgtaaatttaagttaataaaactttgttattgtttttttatcaaCTTCTTATTGTTCTTAAAGGGAGACAATTCAAGGCGGCTGGGAATAAATTACTGTACGACTGGGGAGGATACGATTTGATTGACAAGAGCGCCCGACTTGCAGCCAAGTACCCGTTTGTTGCCTTAAGTGCTGTGCTTGGATTTCTTGTAATTTTCCTTCCATTCTTGGTTCTCATGGCTTTCGGATTATCGACCATGGCCATAACATTTACCGGGTTTATGCTTCTTGAGGGTAAATAGATTGCTTTAATTTTCTCTGATTAtgacattttacaaaattgtattgtcTCCTTAAAGGAACTCTTCTAACAATAGCATCAATCCTCCTGTTTGGCTGCTTAGGAGCTATTCTATTGGTTTTCTTGTTCTTTGGTATTCTTATGTTAGCCGGTTATTTCGGCTTTGTTCACATCTACGACTTGTACAACAATTCAAACGATCGTAGTGCACTTAGGCAGTTCTTACGACGTGAACGTACACAGGGAGAATCTCTTCACTAAAGACAAGGCGAATCTTAAACTTCCAACCTAGAATAAGTACATCGCATGACCATATAAATTTACATCACTCATGATTTAGTtcatttgcttattttttttttactctcaTAGATAAGGACACATAAATTATAAACTATATTCTTTTactttaagttaagtttagttGATAGAaatgacatacatacatagattttatatttgcatttattgtttgaatttgttaaaaacttcatcaataaaataaaataaagtatttgcttaaaattattgttgtttttttgataatttaacaATGGTATGACACACACTCAAAAgctcaaatatttattattctttgaACTGCTACAAGGATAAATTGCATTGAAGTAATGAAGAGAAAacaattaattcttaaaaaataaaaaattaaaatagatgttgcgaaaaaatattgacaatttaTTATACAATGGCTTATTTTATATCTTTGCATTTATTACTGAAGCTTTCGTCGTGCactatttcaattatttttacagGAATTTACTTACACAGTAATTGGCATAAACTTTTCGTTCTAGTGtactgagtttttttttaacttcccatattgcaatcggtccgatttgtcgaattgagaattttgacatatcccgacgtttcaaggtccgtagagtctacatacatttttgtttaatctttttATAAAGTAAGGCGTTTTTATCAGATGATCTATGTAGGTTCATAATTTGTCTTAAGATTTGGGAGTAAGACCTTGTATTGATATGAAATCtttgtattgaattttctcCATTATAACAGTATTTaacgtttttcaatttaaatattaagacATTAAAGCTTAATGCGGGAAAAATCGGAGAACGCCATGACCTGTACAGAAGCTTCAAATGCTGAGCCTAAGATTTCTGCTATAAATTATGCCATTATGTAATAACATTCATTAAAGTGGTCCTTTTGTTTTGTGCTGTTCTCTCCATCtttgtttaatacttttatttgaccaatttattgttttttcttgattaGTTAGATTAAAATTGTGTTCGTACCCGttcaagaaataataaattgtatactatgtatgtacatatagatGAGGCGTTAAGTATTtgagtttttataagaaatcttTTCACACTGAGAGTagttcaaaaattctaaaaacaaaatccccACACTTAAAACCCACAAAATCATTATCCCCAAGTAAAACAAATAATCCACAAACGAAATTCCCAAatctaattttttcaaactccgTCAATGCATTTATGTTTTCATCATTTGAGTGTACTTTTCAGAGCTAAACAAAAGTTCAGAAGATTacgacttttcaaaacttcacttctggtttaaaaccaattttctggatgcgtcaaaaagaaaacatgaatCCGATTTAAAGTCAATTGCCGATTGtctaaaaaatacttttcctAGCACACAAAATTGTGGTTGTAGCTTGGCATCGCCGCCTCAAGTGCATTGTAGGAATAAAAAACTCTGTAATAAGAGATTTATCAAAGGAAATGATCGTAGGGGGTCAAGTTTCCCATAATTTTTCCCAATCCATTTACCCAAACTCGCActcaccccaaatcctatagtgattcCAGGCGGGGGGTTGCAGTGGGGCAACATACCCCCCCTACATACCTAGTTGTAGTCCTTGTCCGCCgtactatcaattcaaaacattaGTAAAGAACAACTTGGCATTGGGATAAATAATGATTGGAAACCATTGCCTTGGAAATGACAAAAATTGGGacattacatttttggaaaaatggacATTGGGACACACGGATTAGGAATTTTGTCCTACAatcggaaatgaaaaataagcaGCCGTGAAAAACATCAATTGGAAAAATCGGCCgtgaaagatacaaaaaattaaaaataaaaacaaggcggtcaaaagttgaaaaaattgaatttttaaaatttatatcataCTATGCTAGcttatttgtttcatttgtttatttaataccataaattcaaaatgtatttcttatttttcaagaacatAGATTTGCCAAACATAATTTCTTAGATATACTCAAAATGTGGTGAATTTGTTATTGAGGACTTTGATTTTGGGAATTCTGAATTTGGGGATTTTGGTTCTGTTGCTTATGGTTTCGGATTATGTTTTAAGGGTTTTATTTTGGGGATTTTTGCTTTGGGGCTAGGGTACCTAACCCGTTTTGTCTATAACTATATCGTATCACAGTCTTATgcaatgatcacatattcgatattgctaAAAATGATGCAAGGTGCTTACGATTTCTCCTACAgtgcaaaaaatttgtcaccccttataatttagctttaatttacaaagcctttattggtagaaaatttaaatataacccGCATATATTTAGGCAAGTGCAcccaaaataagtttaagtcttttagatagggtccaaaaaaaagagctttgaaaatgatacgTAATTGAACTATAAGAGAAACAATTATATCTCTTATGTCCTTCGTTGTTCAactgatatttttacaaacagcATCCTGTTGAATAAGCCAGTTACATTACCCGTCTTAAACAATTCAGTCATAATattcgcacttccaggaatgctcatcaatttacccttgagctcaatttcggaaaTACTACCAAGTATAGCGATTATTTTTTAACCACaaatcgagaatgtggaatgcttaaccTGACTCTGTTtttcctatcattttgatactcaaaactttaagaccaatatgCACTTTAATACTTCCCTGTTTTCCTAAAGCTCGttctgtgtttaaactttaaacgtgTTAAGGGTATTATTAACTCCTATATTTTCAAGTTCGGTTGATGTTATCATTTTATCATTGTTATACGTGAACGGGATACATCGTTCTAT
This window contains:
- the LOC129944071 gene encoding uncharacterized protein LOC129944071 gives rise to the protein MNTEQEYTREELAQMLTESAHRLWRQFKAAGNKLLYDWGGYDLIDKSARLAAKYPFVALSAVLGFLVIFLPFLVLMAFGLSTMAITFTGFMLLEGTLLTIASILLFGCLGAILLVFLFFGILMLAGYFGFVHIYDLYNNSNDRSALRQFLRRERTQGESLH